From a region of the Vibrio orientalis CIP 102891 = ATCC 33934 genome:
- the phnX gene encoding phosphonoacetaldehyde hydrolase: MSNSPIQAVIFDWAGTIVDFGSFAPTSIFVEAFKQGFDFDINLEEAREPMGLGKWDHIQAVGRIPAVDKRWNDKFGRSMNSKDIDATYAAFMPLQKAKVADHAEPILNAIEVVNGLKDKGIKIGSCSGYPREVMDVLIPVAADYGYKPDYVVATDDLPQGGRPAPFMALKNVIELGVTDVNACIKVDDAAPGIDEGHNAGMWTVGLLLSGNEAGLTFKEYQAADEVTLNAAREKARAKLIKSSPHYLIDTIADFPDVVADIERRLATGERP; this comes from the coding sequence ATGAGCAACTCACCAATTCAAGCAGTGATTTTTGACTGGGCTGGCACTATTGTCGACTTCGGCTCATTTGCACCAACCAGCATCTTTGTCGAAGCATTCAAACAAGGCTTTGATTTCGATATCAACCTAGAAGAAGCGCGCGAACCAATGGGTCTTGGTAAATGGGATCACATCCAAGCTGTGGGTCGAATTCCTGCGGTCGATAAACGTTGGAATGACAAGTTTGGTCGTTCAATGAACAGCAAAGACATCGACGCAACCTACGCAGCATTTATGCCTCTGCAAAAAGCCAAAGTGGCTGACCACGCCGAGCCAATCCTAAATGCGATTGAAGTGGTGAACGGCCTGAAAGACAAAGGCATTAAGATCGGTTCTTGTTCTGGTTACCCTCGCGAAGTGATGGATGTGCTGATTCCAGTGGCAGCAGATTATGGCTACAAACCTGATTACGTCGTTGCGACGGATGACTTACCTCAAGGTGGTCGCCCTGCACCATTTATGGCACTGAAGAACGTGATTGAGCTTGGCGTAACAGACGTTAACGCATGCATCAAAGTAGATGATGCAGCACCGGGCATCGATGAAGGCCATAACGCAGGGATGTGGACTGTCGGTCTACTGCTTTCTGGTAACGAAGCAGGCCTAACGTTTAAAGAGTATCAAGCAGCGGATGAAGTAACATTGAATGCCGCTCGTGAAAAAGCCCGTGCGAAACTAATCAAGAGCTCGCCACACTACCTGATCGATACCATTGCTGACTTCCCTGACGTGGTTGCGGATATCGAGCGTCGCCTAGCTACAGGCGAACGCCCTTAG
- a CDS encoding aspartate aminotransferase family protein, which translates to MTQNKQPTYFRSEGDVNTTPARQAWNASMDDERTQALLKRDSEVFLHQAMSTPCLDTLEAAEGIYIQDATGKKYMDFHGNNVHQLGYGHPHVIQRVQEQIAKLPFSPRRFTNETAIECAEKLTQICGGELNRVLFAPGGTSAVGMALKLARHITGNYKVVSLWDSFHGASLDAISVGGEACFRQGMGPLMAGVERIPPAVSYRGALPVADGSDVHYADYLEYVIEKEGGVGAFIAEAVRNTDVQVPSKAYWKRIREICDKHNVMLIIDDIPNGMGRSGEWFTYQAYDIEPDILCIGKGLGGGLVPIAAMVTKGKYNTAEQISMGHYTHEKSPIGCVAALATMEAIEQDGLLDKAKADSQFMREKLLEMKAKYPVIGDVRGIGMLWGIELVTDHESKARAYDEAEAVLYQCLNNGMSFKVSQGNVIQLSPPLIITREQLIEALASFEEAIAKVCKDFNYS; encoded by the coding sequence ATGACTCAGAATAAACAGCCAACGTATTTTCGCAGCGAAGGTGACGTCAATACCACACCTGCCCGCCAAGCGTGGAATGCGTCAATGGACGATGAACGCACGCAAGCCCTATTAAAGCGTGATTCAGAGGTCTTCCTACACCAAGCAATGTCAACGCCATGCCTCGATACGCTAGAAGCCGCAGAAGGAATCTACATCCAAGATGCCACGGGTAAAAAGTACATGGATTTCCATGGCAACAACGTCCATCAACTGGGCTATGGTCACCCGCATGTGATTCAGCGCGTACAAGAGCAAATCGCTAAACTGCCGTTTTCTCCTCGTCGTTTTACCAATGAGACCGCCATAGAGTGTGCCGAGAAGCTCACTCAGATCTGTGGTGGTGAGCTGAACCGCGTGCTATTTGCTCCGGGTGGCACATCTGCGGTAGGCATGGCACTTAAATTGGCGCGCCATATCACAGGTAACTACAAGGTGGTCTCTTTGTGGGATTCCTTCCACGGCGCATCATTGGATGCCATTTCTGTCGGAGGTGAAGCGTGTTTTCGTCAAGGCATGGGGCCCTTAATGGCAGGCGTTGAGCGAATTCCTCCTGCGGTGTCTTATCGTGGTGCTTTGCCAGTCGCTGATGGCAGTGATGTGCATTACGCCGATTACCTCGAATACGTGATTGAGAAAGAAGGCGGCGTAGGTGCGTTTATCGCCGAGGCGGTTCGTAACACTGACGTGCAAGTGCCAAGTAAAGCGTACTGGAAGCGTATTCGTGAAATCTGCGATAAGCACAATGTCATGCTTATAATCGACGATATTCCAAACGGCATGGGCCGCAGTGGGGAATGGTTTACCTACCAAGCGTACGACATTGAGCCAGACATTCTGTGCATCGGTAAAGGTTTGGGCGGAGGCTTAGTGCCTATCGCTGCGATGGTGACCAAAGGCAAATACAACACCGCTGAGCAGATCTCAATGGGTCATTACACTCATGAGAAAAGCCCGATTGGTTGCGTAGCAGCCCTAGCCACGATGGAAGCGATTGAGCAAGACGGCTTGTTAGATAAAGCCAAAGCCGACAGCCAATTCATGCGTGAAAAACTGCTAGAGATGAAAGCCAAGTACCCAGTGATTGGTGATGTGCGTGGCATCGGCATGTTGTGGGGTATTGAACTAGTAACCGACCACGAAAGCAAAGCGCGCGCGTATGACGAAGCAGAAGCCGTACTGTACCAATGCCTCAACAATGGTATGAGTTTTAAGGTCTCACAAGGCAATGTGATTCAACTCAGTCCGCCACTCATCATCACTCGCGAACAACTGATCGAAGCTTTAGCGAGCTTTGAAGAAGCCATCGCCAAAGTGTGCAAAGACTTTAACTACTCGTAA
- the phnW gene encoding 2-aminoethylphosphonate--pyruvate transaminase, with protein MKNEYLLLTPGPLSTSETVREAMLKDWCTWDDDYNKEIVEVIRTKLVKLATQQDGYTSVLMQGSGTASVESTIGSAISKDGKLLVIDNGAYGARITQIAEYLNIPCHVVSPGETSQPNLNEVETVLASDPTITHVAIVHCETTTGMLNPIEAFASLAKAHGKIMILDAMSSFGGIPIDIAELGIDFMISSANKCIQGVPGFGFVIAKQSELETCKGQARSLSLDLYDQWNCMEVNHGKWRFTSPTHTVRAFYQALAELEQEGGVEARHLRYQTNQKTLVAGMRSLGFEPLLNDELHSPIITSFYSPTDNDYQFKEFYMRLKKQGFVIYPGKVSNADCFRIGNIGDVYPADIQRLIGAIEKAMYWKVA; from the coding sequence ATGAAAAACGAGTACCTACTACTGACTCCAGGGCCTCTATCTACTTCTGAAACAGTGCGCGAAGCGATGCTAAAAGATTGGTGCACATGGGATGACGACTACAACAAAGAGATCGTCGAAGTTATCCGCACTAAACTAGTAAAACTGGCGACCCAACAAGACGGCTACACCAGTGTACTCATGCAAGGTAGCGGTACTGCTTCGGTAGAGTCGACGATTGGCAGTGCCATTAGTAAAGACGGTAAATTGCTTGTTATCGACAACGGCGCATACGGAGCACGTATCACTCAAATCGCTGAATACCTAAATATTCCATGTCATGTCGTTTCCCCTGGCGAAACATCACAGCCAAACTTGAACGAGGTGGAAACGGTATTGGCATCGGATCCAACAATTACCCATGTCGCGATTGTCCACTGCGAGACCACAACGGGAATGCTCAACCCAATTGAGGCCTTCGCATCTTTGGCAAAAGCACACGGAAAAATCATGATCCTTGATGCAATGTCGAGCTTTGGTGGTATTCCAATCGATATCGCCGAACTGGGTATCGACTTTATGATCAGCTCAGCAAACAAATGCATTCAAGGCGTTCCAGGTTTTGGTTTTGTGATTGCCAAACAGAGTGAACTGGAAACGTGTAAAGGTCAGGCACGTTCATTAAGTCTCGATCTTTATGATCAATGGAATTGCATGGAAGTTAACCATGGTAAGTGGCGTTTCACTTCACCGACTCATACTGTACGTGCTTTTTACCAAGCCTTGGCAGAGTTAGAACAAGAAGGCGGTGTAGAAGCCCGTCACCTTCGCTACCAAACCAACCAGAAAACATTGGTTGCAGGCATGCGTTCTCTTGGTTTTGAACCTCTACTCAATGACGAGCTGCACTCTCCAATCATTACCTCTTTCTACTCGCCAACAGACAACGACTACCAATTCAAAGAGTTCTACATGCGCCTTAAAAAACAAGGCTTTGTTATCTACCCAGGTAAAGTATCGAATGCAGATTGCTTCCGCATCGGCAACATCGGTGACGTTTACCCAGCGGATATCCAACGCCTTATCGGTGCGATTGAAAAAGCGATGTACTGGAAAGTCGCATAA
- a CDS encoding putative 2-aminoethylphosphonate ABC transporter substrate-binding protein → MMKNRLMKGSLAALVSLLATNALAAQEVTVYTAFETDILAKYKSAFEKENPDIKIKWVRDSTGIMTAKLLAEKNNPQAEVVWGLAGSSMALLKDEGLLKPYTPEGLEQLNANLNDPQSNQAWFGNDAFFNAVCFNEVVAKQLNLPKPTSWQDLTKPVYKGHIAMPNPASSGTGYMQVSAWLQNMGEDQAWNYMRDLDKNIAHYTHSGSKPCVQAGMGEVAIGISMASRGAKLKTQGAPLAVITPKGIGWESEAVGLVKESDAAKRVVDWSISKAANELYVEMYPVVAHKEVKATVSNFPNVQENMAAMDFAQMGSKRADILAAWSEKFDAKSEPKS, encoded by the coding sequence ATGATGAAAAACCGTTTGATGAAAGGATCGCTGGCTGCACTTGTATCTCTGCTAGCAACGAATGCATTGGCAGCACAGGAAGTGACGGTTTACACCGCTTTTGAAACTGACATTCTTGCTAAATACAAGTCTGCGTTTGAGAAAGAAAACCCAGATATCAAGATTAAGTGGGTTCGCGACTCTACTGGTATCATGACTGCTAAATTACTGGCAGAAAAGAACAACCCTCAGGCAGAGGTCGTGTGGGGCCTAGCGGGTTCCTCAATGGCTCTACTTAAAGATGAAGGTCTTCTAAAGCCATACACCCCAGAAGGCTTAGAGCAGCTTAATGCTAATCTGAATGATCCACAATCAAACCAAGCTTGGTTCGGTAACGATGCATTCTTTAACGCGGTATGTTTCAACGAAGTCGTCGCAAAACAACTTAACCTACCTAAGCCAACATCTTGGCAAGACCTGACAAAGCCAGTCTACAAAGGCCACATTGCTATGCCTAACCCAGCATCATCGGGCACGGGTTACATGCAGGTTTCTGCTTGGCTGCAAAACATGGGCGAAGATCAAGCGTGGAACTACATGCGTGACCTAGACAAGAATATTGCGCACTACACGCACTCGGGTTCTAAGCCATGTGTACAAGCGGGTATGGGCGAAGTGGCTATCGGTATTTCTATGGCAAGCCGTGGTGCGAAGCTGAAAACTCAGGGTGCACCGTTAGCCGTTATTACGCCAAAAGGCATTGGTTGGGAATCGGAAGCAGTTGGTTTAGTAAAAGAGTCTGACGCTGCGAAGCGCGTGGTTGACTGGTCTATCTCGAAAGCAGCGAACGAGCTGTACGTAGAGATGTACCCTGTTGTGGCTCACAAAGAGGTGAAAGCAACCGTATCTAACTTCCCGAATGTGCAAGAGAACATGGCTGCTATGGATTTTGCTCAAATGGGCAGTAAGCGTGCAGATATCTTAGCTGCGTGGTCTGAGAAGTTTGACGCTAAGTCAGAACCAAAATCATAA
- a CDS encoding putative 2-aminoethylphosphonate ABC transporter ATP-binding protein: MSTNQPYLNIENVVKQFGQFTALKQISLAIEKGEFVCFLGPSGCGKTTLLRAIAGLDLPTSGAIYQHGQETTFLPPEKRDFGIVFQSYALFPNLTVQENIAVGLKNQGMSTKEALDKVDYWLEMIGLPTSGEKFPNQLSGGQQQRVALARALALSPGLLLLDEPLSALDAKVRVHLRDEICKLQRKLGITTIMVTHDQDEALSMADRIVVMNHGVIEQVGTPQEIYQKPATRFVAEFVGSMNFIETSVATDSHIRIAESLLPVPSLTNLKIERGDRFDLAVRPESIKFVDHFGSSLPVKVTAIEFLGAFYRVDCLLQHDPSAKALVVDVAVEVVQSLNVQVGDIRYIQFAASGLHGYAIPISSKAMAA, encoded by the coding sequence ATGTCAACTAACCAACCTTACCTAAATATTGAAAATGTAGTGAAGCAGTTCGGACAATTCACTGCACTAAAACAAATCTCTCTGGCCATCGAAAAAGGCGAGTTTGTCTGTTTTCTCGGCCCATCTGGCTGCGGTAAAACCACACTACTACGAGCCATCGCAGGGCTTGACCTGCCTACATCAGGTGCCATTTACCAACATGGTCAAGAGACTACATTCTTGCCACCAGAAAAGCGTGACTTTGGCATCGTGTTCCAGTCTTACGCACTTTTCCCTAACCTGACCGTGCAAGAGAACATCGCGGTTGGATTGAAGAACCAAGGTATGTCGACCAAAGAAGCATTGGATAAAGTCGATTACTGGTTAGAAATGATTGGCCTACCAACCTCTGGTGAGAAATTCCCAAATCAACTATCGGGTGGTCAGCAGCAGCGTGTTGCTTTAGCGCGTGCATTGGCATTGTCTCCGGGGCTTTTGTTGCTGGATGAGCCGCTATCGGCGCTGGATGCAAAAGTGCGAGTCCACTTGCGAGACGAAATCTGTAAGCTGCAACGCAAACTAGGTATCACGACCATTATGGTCACGCACGATCAAGATGAAGCGCTGTCTATGGCAGACCGTATCGTGGTGATGAATCACGGCGTGATTGAGCAGGTTGGCACACCTCAAGAGATTTATCAGAAACCAGCGACGCGTTTCGTGGCAGAATTTGTCGGTAGCATGAATTTTATTGAAACCTCTGTGGCAACCGATTCTCACATACGTATTGCCGAGTCGTTATTGCCAGTTCCAAGCCTGACTAATCTTAAGATTGAGCGTGGTGACAGATTTGACCTAGCAGTTCGACCAGAGAGCATTAAATTTGTTGACCACTTTGGCAGCTCGTTGCCTGTTAAAGTGACGGCGATTGAGTTCTTAGGCGCTTTCTATCGAGTTGATTGTCTCCTACAGCATGACCCATCAGCCAAAGCCTTAGTGGTCGATGTCGCTGTGGAGGTCGTTCAATCTCTCAATGTTCAAGTCGGTGATATCCGTTATATCCAGTTTGCGGCTTCTGGTCTGCATGGATACGCCATTCCTATTTCTAGTAAGGCAATGGCGGCGTAG
- a CDS encoding putative 2-aminoethylphosphonate ABC transporter permease subunit produces MEAKTMTMNSLTVQGKAKSILGRISRDNLVLFGLLAALSTMMVLFILMPLWAMLTKSVQNSDGDFVGLANFATYFSSSSLWVSVGNTFTLGLIVTSVVGVLSFGYAYALTRSCMPFKGLFQILGTAPILAPSLLPAISLIFLFGNQGVAKEMLMGSSVYGVIGISMGLIFWTFPHALMILTTSLRTSDARLYEAARALKTSPIKTFFMVTLPAAKYGLISTLIVVFTLVITDFGVPKVIGGSYNVLATDIFKQVVGQQNFAMGAVTSIMLLLPAVMAFGADRWVQKKQKSLFDTRWVPYQPEPNKTRDGFCFLYCSIISVMVLAVLGMAVYGSLVTFWPWNKALTLNNYNFAEMSTYGWSPFFNSLILASWTAVIGTAVIFIGAYCIEKGRAFGPVRQVMQMASVVPMAVPGMVLGLGYIFYFNDTNNPLNVLYGTMAFLVINTVVHYYTVGHMTALTALKQLPSEVEATAASVKLPQYKLFFKVTLPVCLPAILDIATYLFVNALTTTSAVVFLYSTDTIPASVSILNMDDAGQTGAAAAMAVMIMSAAAIAKIVQMTLGTLLENRTQAWRKR; encoded by the coding sequence ATGGAAGCGAAAACAATGACAATGAATAGTCTAACTGTACAAGGTAAAGCGAAGTCTATCTTGGGGCGTATTAGCCGCGATAACCTCGTGTTGTTCGGTCTATTAGCCGCACTGTCGACTATGATGGTGTTGTTCATCTTAATGCCGTTATGGGCGATGCTAACAAAAAGTGTCCAGAACTCGGACGGCGACTTTGTTGGCTTAGCTAACTTTGCTACATACTTCTCTTCATCGAGTCTGTGGGTGTCGGTGGGTAATACCTTCACCTTGGGGCTGATCGTGACATCGGTTGTGGGTGTGCTTTCTTTCGGCTATGCCTATGCGTTGACACGCTCTTGTATGCCGTTTAAAGGGCTATTCCAAATTTTAGGGACAGCACCCATTTTGGCTCCGTCGTTGCTGCCAGCGATCAGTTTGATCTTCCTATTTGGTAATCAAGGTGTCGCAAAAGAGATGTTAATGGGCAGTTCCGTCTACGGAGTGATTGGTATCTCGATGGGTTTGATCTTTTGGACGTTCCCACACGCTTTGATGATTCTTACGACATCGCTGCGGACTTCTGATGCTCGTCTGTATGAAGCGGCTCGCGCACTGAAAACATCGCCAATTAAAACCTTTTTCATGGTGACCTTACCTGCGGCGAAATACGGTCTGATCAGCACACTTATCGTTGTTTTTACGTTGGTTATCACTGACTTTGGTGTGCCGAAAGTGATTGGTGGCAGCTACAACGTTCTTGCGACAGATATCTTCAAGCAAGTGGTGGGACAACAGAACTTTGCCATGGGTGCGGTAACCAGCATCATGTTGTTGCTCCCTGCTGTGATGGCATTTGGTGCAGACCGCTGGGTGCAGAAAAAACAAAAAAGCCTATTTGATACTCGGTGGGTGCCTTATCAGCCTGAGCCAAATAAGACGCGTGATGGATTTTGCTTCCTATATTGTTCAATTATTTCCGTCATGGTTTTAGCTGTGCTGGGGATGGCTGTTTATGGCTCGCTTGTAACATTCTGGCCATGGAACAAAGCATTGACGCTGAATAATTACAACTTTGCAGAGATGAGTACTTACGGTTGGAGCCCATTTTTCAACTCGTTAATACTGGCCAGTTGGACGGCGGTCATCGGTACGGCCGTTATCTTTATCGGTGCTTACTGCATTGAAAAAGGTCGTGCATTTGGACCGGTTCGCCAAGTGATGCAAATGGCCAGTGTCGTACCTATGGCTGTGCCGGGGATGGTGCTTGGTTTAGGCTACATATTTTACTTCAATGATACGAACAACCCATTGAACGTACTGTATGGCACGATGGCATTCCTAGTGATTAACACGGTTGTGCATTACTACACCGTGGGGCACATGACGGCTCTTACAGCGCTCAAACAGCTTCCGTCAGAGGTCGAAGCCACGGCTGCGTCGGTTAAGCTTCCTCAGTATAAGTTGTTCTTTAAAGTGACATTACCCGTATGTTTGCCGGCAATTTTAGACATTGCGACTTACTTGTTTGTTAATGCATTGACCACCACTTCTGCGGTAGTATTCCTTTACTCAACCGATACTATCCCAGCGTCCGTCTCCATTTTGAATATGGATGATGCGGGTCAGACGGGGGCAGCTGCGGCTATGGCTGTGATGATTATGAGCGCTGCCGCAATTGCAAAAATTGTGCAGATGACCTTGGGTACATTGTTAGAAAATCGCACTCAAGCTTGGCGTAAAAGATAA
- the phnR gene encoding phosphonate utilization transcriptional regulator PhnR, with the protein MQYVKIKDSIVEQIDSGMLSPRQKLPAERKLAESFDTTRVTLREALSLLEAEGRIYREDRRGWFISPEPLRYDPTQTLNFSNMATAQNRTPKTELIAAKGILADKQAVRLLNLQPFSDVYRVDRVRYLEDRPVVYVTNYIRPELFPNLLDFDLSNSLTDIYREHFGMVYQKIRYRISTSSLLGETAQALRATSGTPAMVVERVNYNQQGELIDCDIEYWRHDAISIESIAELQR; encoded by the coding sequence GTGCAGTACGTAAAGATAAAAGATTCAATCGTAGAACAAATTGATTCAGGTATGCTTTCGCCGCGCCAAAAGCTGCCTGCAGAGCGTAAGTTAGCTGAATCGTTTGATACCACCCGAGTAACCTTACGTGAAGCGCTGTCTCTTCTGGAAGCAGAAGGGCGTATTTATCGTGAAGACCGCCGAGGTTGGTTTATCTCTCCTGAGCCACTTCGTTATGACCCAACTCAAACTCTGAACTTTAGCAATATGGCGACTGCGCAAAATCGTACGCCGAAAACAGAGCTGATTGCGGCGAAAGGAATTTTAGCGGACAAGCAAGCGGTTCGCCTGCTGAACTTGCAGCCGTTTTCAGATGTGTATCGAGTCGACCGAGTTCGATACCTTGAAGATCGTCCCGTGGTGTATGTGACCAACTACATTAGACCAGAGCTATTCCCAAACTTGCTCGACTTTGATTTGTCTAACTCGCTAACCGATATTTACCGTGAGCATTTCGGCATGGTTTATCAAAAGATCCGTTACCGTATTAGCACTAGCAGTTTGCTTGGAGAAACAGCGCAAGCCCTTCGAGCGACTTCAGGCACTCCGGCGATGGTCGTGGAACGCGTGAACTACAACCAGCAAGGTGAGCTGATTGACTGTGATATCGAATATTGGCGACATGACGCCATTAGTATTGAGTCGATTGCAGAGCTCCAACGTTAA
- a CDS encoding EamA family transporter: MSLWAICLIVVSALLHAGWNLLSKSNKSSGTAFFLSSSAAASLILAPFVTWYLLQVGWTELPSTFFWFLLFSGAAQVVYLIGLGHAYKHGDIGVIYPIARALPVLMVGVGTAIIGHVLPAQVWLGFVLITLGCLIVPLSSLRQISIKEYGSLGVIWALIAALGTTGYSILDKEALNLLDVTDFEGVTSLDSAIFYLGIQFWVIFLVITVYVAITRQWAEFSQAWQIRKPSAMAGLMMLTTYGLVLYAMTMTTNVSYVVALRQLSIVFGLVFGVVFLGERFAMTRLLGTGIIFAGLILTIL, encoded by the coding sequence ATGTCGTTGTGGGCGATTTGCCTGATAGTCGTTTCTGCTTTACTTCATGCAGGATGGAACCTACTGAGTAAAAGTAACAAGTCTTCCGGTACAGCCTTCTTTTTATCTAGCAGTGCCGCAGCTTCGCTGATTTTAGCTCCGTTTGTGACTTGGTATTTGCTCCAAGTTGGCTGGACGGAGCTACCTTCCACATTTTTCTGGTTTCTTTTGTTTAGTGGGGCAGCGCAGGTCGTTTACCTTATTGGGTTAGGGCATGCCTATAAACATGGTGATATTGGGGTCATCTATCCGATTGCGAGAGCATTACCTGTTCTTATGGTTGGGGTCGGAACGGCGATTATTGGTCACGTACTGCCAGCTCAGGTTTGGTTAGGTTTCGTTTTAATAACGTTGGGATGCTTGATTGTACCGCTCTCTTCATTACGCCAAATCAGTATCAAGGAGTATGGTTCACTCGGTGTTATCTGGGCCTTAATCGCGGCATTGGGAACCACAGGGTATTCTATTCTCGATAAAGAAGCGCTCAACCTCTTAGATGTGACTGATTTCGAAGGAGTAACTAGTCTTGACTCAGCGATCTTCTATTTAGGTATTCAGTTTTGGGTCATCTTCTTGGTGATAACGGTTTACGTAGCAATAACGCGCCAGTGGGCAGAGTTCTCACAAGCTTGGCAAATTAGAAAACCGTCAGCGATGGCTGGTTTGATGATGCTAACTACATATGGTTTGGTACTCTATGCGATGACTATGACGACGAATGTGAGTTACGTAGTGGCGTTACGTCAGCTAAGTATTGTCTTTGGGCTTGTATTTGGGGTGGTATTTCTTGGCGAAAGGTTTGCAATGACGCGGCTGCTAGGGACGGGGATAATTTTTGCTGGATTGATACTGACGATCTTATAG
- a CDS encoding DUF3316 domain-containing protein: MIKVISLASVMLFSSVALAGYGGFSNVVESETMQGDAMSTKDAAVKEGQEIVGGLSSLSSYELSTNVNYPNHDQIDYSSFELLESNIKVEEVISEDGNVAYKPVVNMKYQFSARDRGRD; the protein is encoded by the coding sequence ATGATTAAGGTAATAAGTTTAGCAAGCGTAATGTTATTCAGTTCTGTTGCGTTGGCTGGGTATGGTGGTTTTAGCAATGTGGTTGAAAGTGAAACAATGCAGGGTGACGCTATGTCCACTAAAGATGCAGCGGTTAAAGAAGGTCAAGAAATTGTTGGTGGGTTGAGTAGTTTGAGTTCATATGAATTGAGTACGAACGTAAATTATCCTAATCATGATCAAATTGACTACTCGTCTTTTGAACTACTCGAATCAAATATTAAAGTTGAGGAAGTAATCTCTGAAGATGGAAATGTGGCATATAAACCAGTGGTTAACATGAAATATCAATTTTCCGCACGTGATCGAGGTCGAGACTAA
- a CDS encoding peptide MFS transporter — MWNKLNKSMMFCQAMFGLSFYGVMVILTRFFLEDLGYSEADTMMVVGAFSSIGPLFAIAGGFIADKFLGAYRSLTIAYGTFATGYTLLVLGASTTNVPMALVGIALASYARGLMSPSYPSLYKRTFATEEDFENGYPVNYSVNNVGALLGQYLFPMFVLVIGFHGSFMLSAVMAAFAFAVLVIFNKQLVSVGAEIDQKPVSVKNWVAFLGLSAAMVSLVFFMFSNMDIGQNIVYAIGAAAILYFISLMFKSGKSDALKMGTILIMTVLTTCFFVYYGQMMTSMTMVTINTMRGDLFNLIPIAPEASMAMNPLWCIVAGPVIAYTFSSLEKKGINFSTATKIGFAFIFTAIAFGILTMAVMNVGEDVIIRPEIFLAIHFFQAFAEVIVGSLVVAFILSVTPKHIEGFSVSLFSVAMALSGIVGAVFSTSIALEKGQEITQEVVQTVYGDYFQLLTILAVVMVAIALVSSVIIRKMLETARAEQQPELVKAES, encoded by the coding sequence ATGTGGAACAAACTTAATAAATCAATGATGTTCTGCCAAGCAATGTTTGGCTTATCATTCTATGGTGTGATGGTAATTTTGACCCGTTTCTTCTTAGAAGATCTAGGGTATAGCGAAGCTGATACCATGATGGTTGTCGGTGCTTTCTCTTCCATCGGCCCGCTGTTTGCCATTGCAGGCGGCTTTATAGCAGATAAATTCCTTGGCGCATACCGTTCTTTGACGATCGCTTACGGTACATTCGCCACTGGCTACACACTATTGGTTCTTGGTGCTTCAACAACTAATGTGCCTATGGCTTTAGTCGGTATCGCACTGGCTAGCTACGCTCGCGGTTTGATGTCTCCTTCTTACCCAAGTCTTTACAAACGCACTTTTGCAACAGAAGAAGATTTTGAGAACGGCTATCCTGTAAACTACTCAGTGAACAATGTCGGCGCGTTATTAGGCCAATATCTATTCCCAATGTTCGTTCTTGTTATTGGTTTCCACGGCAGCTTCATGCTATCTGCGGTAATGGCAGCATTTGCCTTTGCGGTTTTGGTTATCTTCAACAAGCAGCTAGTTAGTGTTGGTGCTGAGATCGACCAAAAGCCTGTCAGCGTAAAAAACTGGGTTGCTTTCCTAGGCCTTTCTGCAGCGATGGTTAGTCTGGTATTTTTCATGTTCTCTAACATGGATATCGGTCAAAACATCGTCTACGCAATCGGCGCAGCGGCGATCTTGTATTTCATTTCATTGATGTTCAAATCGGGTAAGTCTGACGCGCTTAAAATGGGCACCATCCTAATCATGACAGTGCTGACTACCTGTTTCTTCGTTTACTACGGTCAGATGATGACATCTATGACCATGGTAACGATCAACACAATGCGCGGCGACCTATTTAACCTCATCCCAATCGCGCCAGAAGCATCAATGGCAATGAACCCTCTATGGTGTATTGTTGCGGGTCCAGTGATTGCTTACACATTCTCTTCATTGGAAAAGAAAGGCATCAACTTCTCTACCGCAACTAAGATCGGTTTCGCTTTCATTTTCACGGCGATTGCCTTTGGTATTCTAACTATGGCGGTCATGAACGTTGGTGAAGACGTTATTATTCGTCCAGAAATTTTCCTAGCCATTCACTTCTTCCAAGCATTTGCCGAAGTAATTGTAGGTAGCTTAGTTGTGGCGTTCATTCTGTCGGTAACACCAAAGCATATTGAAGGCTTTTCAGTATCACTATTCTCTGTTGCAATGGCATTAAGTGGTATTGTAGGCGCAGTGTTCTCTACTTCTATCGCTTTAGAGAAAGGCCAAGAGATCACACAAGAAGTGGTACAAACGGTATATGGTGACTACTTCCAACTGTTAACTATCCTAGCTGTCGTTATGGTCGCAATTGCACTGGTTTCATCAGTCATCATTCGTAAGATGCTTGAAACTGCACGTGCAGAGCAGCAGCCTGAGCTTGTTAAAGCAGAAAGCTAA